The Enterobacter asburiae sequence GGTGTCGAAGGTCACAAACGGGTGGAAAGGGTTGCGCTTGAGCGACGCGCGCTCGGCTGCAGCCATGGTAAAGCTGTGATCGAAGGTGGCGTTATGGGCCACCATGATGGCGCGGCTGCAGTTGCTCTCTTTCATGCCTTTACGCACCATTTTAAAAATGGCGTGCAGCGCATCATATTCGCTGACTGCACCGCGCAGCGGGTTATGCGGATCGATACCGTTAAACGCCAGCGCCTCCGGCTGTAAGTTTGCCCCTTCGAAAGGTTCAACGTGGAAATGCAGCGTGGTGTCCGGTGTAAGCCAGCCCTGTTCATCCATCTTCAGCGTGATGGCGGCAATTTCAAGCAGCGCATCGGTTTTAGCGTTAAATCCGGCTGTTTCTACATCAATGACAACGGGATAAAAACCACGAAAACGGTCGCACAGACCGCTAAATTGAGCGTTATCGGACATCAGGGTCTCTTACCAGGGAAAAAGCAGAGCGCATTATGGCAAATTTTGCGGGGGGATGCAGTAAAACTACGGGCGCATGTTGCGCCCTGAGGGATCAGTTGCCCAGACCGCGGCCCGCGTCTTTGGCTTCAATCAGCTCGATCTTGTAACCGTCCGGATCTTCGACAAACGCAATCACGGTGGTGCCACCTTTTACCGGGCCCGCTTCGCGCGTGACGTTACCGCCATTTTTGCGAATGCGTTCGCACGCTTCGGCCGCGTTGTCCACTTCCAGCGCGATATGGCCATAGGCGGTACCCAGCTCATAGCTGTCCACGCCCCAGTTGTAGGTCAGCTCAATGACCGATTCATCCGTTTCCGGGCCGTAACCCACGAACGCCAGCGAGTATTTGTATTCCGGGTTTTCGCTGGTGCGCAGCAGCTTCATGCCCAGGACGTTAGTGTAGAAATCGATCGAACGTTGCAGGTCGCCAACGCGCAGCATGGTGTGAAGTAGGCGCATAATTTCCTCATTAACCAATGGAATAGACTATTTTTTTTAACAGAAACGATGTTTTAGTATAGCGGCGAAGTGTCGCCGCTATCAATGAACAATGGCAAGATTACAGAGAAGGATAGTC is a genomic window containing:
- the rnt gene encoding ribonuclease T; the protein is MSDNAQFSGLCDRFRGFYPVVIDVETAGFNAKTDALLEIAAITLKMDEQGWLTPDTTLHFHVEPFEGANLQPEALAFNGIDPHNPLRGAVSEYDALHAIFKMVRKGMKESNCSRAIMVAHNATFDHSFTMAAAERASLKRNPFHPFVTFDTAALSGLALGQTVLSKACITAGIPFDGTQAHSALYDTERTAELFCEIVNRWKRLGGWPLPMGDSEE
- the gloA gene encoding lactoylglutathione lyase → MRLLHTMLRVGDLQRSIDFYTNVLGMKLLRTSENPEYKYSLAFVGYGPETDESVIELTYNWGVDSYELGTAYGHIALEVDNAAEACERIRKNGGNVTREAGPVKGGTTVIAFVEDPDGYKIELIEAKDAGRGLGN